In Musa acuminata AAA Group cultivar baxijiao chromosome BXJ2-3, Cavendish_Baxijiao_AAA, whole genome shotgun sequence, the following proteins share a genomic window:
- the LOC135608109 gene encoding exocyst complex component SEC8-like gives MSSGRNKGIFDGLPIPADKAYLKEGLSRIDESWAAARFDSLPHVVHILTSKDREGEVQFLKEQSDLVEDVVDEVVHVYHHGFNKAIQNYSQILRLFSESAESISVLKVDMANAKKLLGSRNKQLHQLWYRSLTLRHVLALLDQIESVSKVPARIEKLIADKQLYAAVQLHVQSMLVLEREGLQVVGALQDVRSELAKLRGTLFYKVLEELHNHIYNKGEYNSATISISEREDEVLTATGLEYSVNSLQPLSRRTRLVKVDSYFGGSVSADGSYRPGSIDDGSSFDGHDDDSVEIAESGASDGAFPSARVHAEGHIRSISRQTPAWLSNAMPDEFLESMKKTDAPLYVKYLRTLVECLCMLGKVAAAGAVLCQRLRPTIHDIITSKIKVHAARKSSRSSIDPVTKKTQSDVNDSKGIFEGFRVLKQKNKNNSSISGAQVVVSPVSPVMTPMGAAQAAVSEFLNSILDYVIHILENHVVVGELLESKSSQQGDNMVTPKSASGDTVWGADSESSQTGGFSVGFSLTVIQSECQQLICEILRATPEAATADAAVQTARLANKGPAKEKRNGSEGLSFAFRFTDAAASIPNRGSSQGWQRVPSAQQEGYGTSAVLPDQGIYLAASVYRPVLQFTDKVASMLPQKYSQLGNEGLLAFVEKFLKDHFLPAMFVDYRKCIQQAISSPAAFRPRANGSVYRPLVEMGRPVLQGLLATNCLAKEVLGWAHLMPKYTIELVEFVQTFLERAYERCRASYTEAVLEKLSYMLIGRSDVEGLMRLHPSNVLLQKSHDEFSLENNVSDAETVEVEIEMSDLLLGLRPIKQENLIHDDHKLILLASLSDSLEYLADSVERLGEIFGRPPASTEDKIMNNQSHRHARSTSKIPKSFASIADENRRLATDCLRVLRLEMQLETIFHLQEMTNREYLEDQDAEEPDDFIISLTTQIARRDEEMAPFVADIKRNYIFGGISSIAANASIKALAEIKSINLLGVQQICRNSIALEQALAAIPSIDSEAVQQRLDRVRTYYELLNLPFEALLAFIQEHEYLFTRTEYSSLLKVNVPGREIPVDAEKRISEVLGN, from the exons ATGAGCTCCGGAAGGAATAAAGGGATCTTCGATGGGTTGCCAATTCCTGCTGATAAAGCT TATCTGAAAGAAGGGCTTTCCAGGATAGATGAAAGTTGGGCAGCTGCCCGTTTTGATTCATTGCCTCATGTTGTCCATATTTTGACATCAAAGGATCGGGAGGGTGAAGTTCAGTTCTTGAAGGAACAAAGTGATCTCGTCGAGGATGTTGTGGATGAAGTTGTGCATGTTTATCATCATGGGTTCAATAAAGCAATTCAAAACTATTCCCAG ATCCTGCGGTTGTTTAGTGAATCTGCTGAAAGCATATCTGTTCTTAAGGTTGATATGGCAAATGCAAAGAAACTTTTAGGCTCTCGCAATAAGCAATTGCATCAATTATGGTATCGATCTCTTACTCTGCGCCATGTACTAGCTTTGTTGGATCAAATTGAGAGTGTATCAAAG GTTCCTGCTCGTATTGAGAAACTGATCGCAGACAAGCAGTTATACGCTGCAGTCCAGCTGCATGTGCAGTCAATGCTGGTGCTTGAGAGAGAAGGCCTTCAAGTG GTTGGTGCTCTTCAAGATGTTCGATCAGAACTAGCAAAGTTGCGTGGGACACTGTTCTATAAAGTTTTGGAAGAACTgcataatcatatttataataaggGCGAATACAA CTCGGCTACCATAAGCATATCAGAGAGGGAGGATGAAGTACTAACAGCTACTGGACTTGAGTATTCAGTGAACAGTTTGCAGCCTTTATCAAGGAGAACAAGATTAGTAAAAGTTGATAGTTACTTTGGTGGATCAGTATCTGCTGATGGCTCATACAGGCCAGGTTCTATTGATGATGG CTCATCCTTTGATGGTCACGATGATGATAGTGTAGAGATAGCTGAAAGTGGTGCCTCAGATGGTGCCTTTccgtctgcaagagttcatgctgAAGGACATATCAGAAGCATTTCTCGCCAAACTCCGGCATGGCTTTCAAATGCAATGCCTGATGAATTTCTT GAATCCATGAAAAAAACTGATGCCCCACTTTATGTGAAGTATTTACGTACATTAGTGGAGTGCCTATGCATGCTTGGCAAAGTTGCTGCTGCTGGTGCCGTCTTGTG CCAAAGACTGCGGCCTACTATCCATGATATTATCACTTCAAAGATCAAGGTACATGCAGCACGAAAGTCATCAAGGTCAAGCATAGATCCTGTTACCAAGAAAACTCAATCTGATGTAAATGATTCAAAAGGAATTTTCGAAGGATTTCGAGTTCTGAAACAGAAAAATAAGAATAATTCATCTATTTCGGGAGCACAAGTGGTTGTCAGTCCTGTGTCACCAGTTATGACACCAATGGGAGCAGCACAAGCTGCTGTCAGTGAATTTCTCAACTCAATATTGGATTATGTCATTCATATACTTG AAAACCATGTCGTTGTTGGAGAGCTTTTGGAATCAAAATCATCTCAACAAGGTGACAATATGGTCACACCAAAGTCTGCTAGTGGTGATACAGTATGGGGTGCCGATTCTGAATCTTCTCAAACTGGAGGCTTCAGTGTGGGTTTCTCCCTGACAGTTATACAG AGTGAATGCCAACAGCTGATATGTGAAATTCTAAGAGCAACTCCAGAAGCTGCAACTGCAGATGCAGCAGTCCAAACAGCTAGGCTGGCAAACAAGGGCCCAGCAAAGGAAAAGAG GAATGGATCTGAAGGACTTTCCTTTGCTTTTCGTTTTACAGATGCAGCTGCATCCATACCCAATAGAG GATCCAGCCAGGGATGGCAAAGGGTCCCAAGTGcacaacaagaaggatatggaacTTCAGCTGTGCTTCCTGATCAAGGAATTTATCTAGCAGCATCAGTTTATCGTCCAGTTCTTCAG TTTACTGATAAAGTTGCATCAATGCTGCCCCAAAAGTATTCACAGCTCGG GAATGAAGGCTTGCTAGCATTTGTTGAGAAATTTCTAAAGGATCACTTTTTACCAGCCATGTTTGTAGATTACCGAAAATGTATCCAGCAGGCTATATCAA GTCCAGCAGCATTTAGGCCACGTGCAAATGGTTCAGTCTATCGGCCACTGGTTGAGATGGGACGCCCTGTGCTGCAAGGCCTCTTAGCTACCAATTGTTTGGCAAAAGAG GTGCTCGGTTGGGCACATTTAATGCCAAAATACACAATTGAACTTGTTGAGTTTGTGCAAACATTCCTGGAACGTGCATATGAAAGATGTAGAGCGTCATACACAGAG GCTGTTCTAGAAAAGCTAAGTTATATGCTCATTGGAAGAAGTGATGTAGAAGGCTTGATGCGACTTCACCCATCCAATGTTTTACTACAAAAATCTCATGATGAGTTCTCACTTGAAAACAATGTTTCAGATGCTGAAACTGTTGAAGTAGAGATTGAGATGAGTGACCTACTATTGGGTCTGCGTCCAATTAAGCAG GAAAACTTAATTCATGATGATCATAAACTCATTTTGCTGGCATCACTTAGTGATTCATTGGAATATTTGGCAGATTCTGTTGAAAG ACTTGGAGAGATCTTTGGAAGACCACCAGCTAGCACAGAGGATAAAATTATGAACAATCAATCTCATCGCCATGCACGGAGTACAAGTAAAATTCCTAAAAGTTTTGCATCTATAGCTGATGAAAATAGAAGGCTGGCAACTGACTGCCTCAGAGTTCTACGATTGGAAATGCAGTTGGAAACAATTTTTCATTTGCAG GAAATGACCAATAGGGAATACTTAGAAGATCAAGATGCTGAAGAAccagatgattttattatttcacTTACAACACAG ATTGCACGTCGGGATGAGGAAATGGCACCATTTGTTGCAGATATAAAGAGAAATTATATATTTGGTGGAATATCTAGTATTGCAGCCAATGCTTCAATAAAG GCCTTGGCTGAGATAAAATCCATTAACCTACTGGGGGTCCAACAGATATGCAGGAACTCCATTGCACTGGAACAG GCTTTGGCAGCTATACCATCAATAGATAGTGAGGCAGTCCAGCAGAGATTAGATCGTGTTCGGACATACTATGAGCTCCTAAATTTGCCTTTTGAG GCCTTGCTGGCATTCATTCAAGAACATGAGTACCTCTTTACAAGGACAGA GTATTCAAGCCTTTTGAAGGTCAATGTCCCAGGTAGGGAGATTCCAGTTGATGCAGAGAAGCGGATATCAGAGGTCTTGGGCAACTAG
- the LOC135608110 gene encoding cytochrome P450 77A3-like, with amino-acid sequence MDLIDLLCVVGAAIVAAVWWRRCSRTPEGLPPGPPGWPVVGNLFQVILQRRPFMYVVRDLRERYGPIFTMRMGQRTLIIVSSPDLIHEALVQMGPLLASRPADSPTRLLFSSGNCTVNSAPYGPLWRALRRNFVSEIVCPARVKQFGWIRDWAMANHLARLRAEFEATGAVQMISNCRLTICSILACICFGARVPEHHVRVIEEVLKEVMMMTMPKLPDFLPVFTPFFRGQLTEARKLRKRQMDCLVPLLRARRAFVESGGKCDPSSPWEMVSPVGEAYLDSLLCLEPTGKGRLRDEELVTLCSEVMSAGTDTSATMLEWAMLHLVLDQSAQDQLYEEIVEKVGRDKGMKITESDVEGMSYLQAVVKETMRRHPPSHFVLSHAATRETELGGYRIPADASVEFYTAWVTENPSTWKEPGEWRPERFMKGGEGWETDITGTRGIRMMPFGSGRRICPAFTLGMLHIQLMLARMVREFRWVAVPGEQPDPAETFAFTVVMKDPLRAVIVERE; translated from the coding sequence ATGGACCTGATCGACCTTTTGTGTGTTGTTGGAGCAGCCATCGTGGCGGCGGTGTGGTGGCGGCGGTGCTCGAGGACCCCGGAGGGGCTCCCGCCAGGTCCGCCGGGGTGGCCGGTGGTGGGTAACCTCTTCCAGGTGATCCTGCAGCGGCGGCCCTTCATGTACGTCGTCCGGGACCTCCGCGAGCGCTACGGCCCCATCTTCACCATGCGGATGGGGCAGCGCACCCTCATCATCGTCAGCTCCCCAGACCTCATCCACGAGGCGCTGGTCCAGATGGGCCCCCTTTTAGCCAGCCGCCCCGCCGACTCCCCCACCCGCCTCCTCTTCAGCTCCGGCAACTGCACCGTCAACTCGGCGCCGTACGGGCCACTCTGGCGCGCCCTTCGCCGCAACTTCGTCTCCGAGATCGTCTGCCCCGCCCGCGTCAAGCAGTTCGGGTGGATCCGTGACTGGGCCATGGCCAACCACCTCGCTCGCCTGCGCGCCGAGTTCGAGGCCACCGGCGCGGTCCAGATGATTAGCAACTGCCGCCTCACCATCTGCAGCATCCTCGCTTGCATCTGCTTCGGCGCCAGGGTCCCCGAGCACCACGTCCGGGTGATCGAGGAGGTCCTCAAGGAGGTCATGATGATGACGATGCCCAAGCTGCCCGACTTCCTCCCCGTCTTCACCCCCTTCTTCCGGGGCCAGCTCACCGAGGCCAGGAAACTGCGGAAGCGGCAGATGGACTGTCTTGTGCCGCTGTTGAGAGCTCGAAGGGCGTTCGTCGAGAGCGGCGGGAAATGTGACCCCAGCTCGCCGTGGGAGATGGTGAGCCCGGTCGGCGAGGCCTACCTCGACTCCTTGCTATGCCTGGAACCCACCGGCAAAGGCCGGCTCCGGGACGAGGAGCTGGTGACGCTCTGCTCGGAGGTCATGAGCGCCGGCACCGACACGAGCGCCACCATGCTCGAGTGGGCGATGCTGCATTTGGTGCTCGACCAGTCGGCGCAGGACCAGCTGTACGAGGAGATCGTCGAGAAGGTGGGGAGGGACAAGGGGATGAAGATCACCGAGTCCGACGTCGAGGGGATGAGCTACCTGCAAGCGGTGGTGAAGGAGACGATGCGACGGCACCCGCCGAGCCACTTCGTGCTGTCGCACGCGGCGACGAGGGAGACGGAACTGGGCGGGTACCGCATCCCAGCGGACGCCAGCGTGGAGTTCTACACGGCGTGGGTGACGGAGAATCCGAGCACGTGGAAGGAGCCGGGGGAGTGGCGGCCGGAAAGGTTCATGAAAGGCGGGGAGGGGTGGGAGACCGACATCACGGGGACGAGGGGCATCAGGATGATGCCGTTCGGGTCCGGCCGGCGGATCTGCCCGGCATTCACCCTGGGGATGCTTCACATCCAGCTCATGCTGGCGAGGATGGTGAGGGAGTTCCGGTGGGTGGCGGTTCCCGGGGAGCAGCCGGACCCAGCGGAGACGTTCGCGTTCACGGTGGTAATGAAGGATCCCCTCAGAGCTGTCATCGTGGAGCGGGAGTAG
- the LOC103979564 gene encoding probable serine/threonine-protein kinase PBL7 isoform X2, with the protein MGCFCCFKPPKAKEEPSYEKGREGKNTNALVYLAKNLSIGSGTYKRRFVAEEILRIGNGNCHARVFTFAELAAATNGFKAECLLGEGGFGRVYRGHLRDTNQDIAVKQLERSGVQGSREFLVEVLMLSLLHHPNLVNLIGYCADGNQRLLVYEYMPLGSLEDHLLDLCPGQRPLDWSTRMRIAEGAAKGLEYLHDTAKPPVIYRDFKASNILLDREYKPRLSDFGLAKVGPVGDKSHVSTRVMGTYGYCAPEYALTGQLTKMSDVYSFGVVFLEIITGRRAIDMSRHSSEQHLVQWAEPLLKDKTKFAEMADPLLEGKYPTKGLYQALAVAAMCLQEEASSRPLISDVVTALEYLAASPSDPPPRNSPSRDGNGSDGGEEGKRRLPSSHGDQETRASLRNREENMGRI; encoded by the exons ATGGGTTGCTTCTGCTGTTTCAAGCCACCCAAAGCGAAAGAGGAACCTTCCTATGAGaagggaagagaagggaagaacacAAACGCACTCGTCTATCTTGCTAAGAACCTTTCCATTGGATCAG GTACTTACAAGCGCAGATTTGTAGCCGAAGAGATTCTACGGATAGGCAATGGGAACTGCCACGCTCGCGTCTTCACGTTTGCTGAGCTCGCGGCGGCGACCAACGGCTTCAAAGCAGAATGCCTTCTGGGCGAGGGTGGATTCGGCAGAGTTTACAGAGGACATCTCAGAGACACCAACCAA GATATAGCAGTGAAGCAGCTGGAACGGAGCGGTGTTCAGGGAAGCAGGGAGTTCCTCGTGGAAGTGCTGATGCTGAGCCTGCTTCATCACCCAAACCTCGTCAACTTGATCGGCTACTGCGCAGACGGAAACCAGAGGCTCTTAGTCTACGAGTATATGCCGCTGGGATCGTTGGAGGATCATCTTCTCG ATCTGTGCCCGGGACAGCGGCCGCTGGACTGGAGCACGAGGATGAGGATAGCCGAAGGTGCCGCCAAAGGGCTGGAGTACCTGCACGACACCGCGAAGCCGCCGGTGATCTACCGAGACTTCAAGGCATCGAACATCCTGCTGGACCGGGAGTACAAACCGAGGCTGTCGGACTTCGGGTTGGCCAAGGTTGGGCCGGTGGGCGACAAGAGTCATGTGTCGACGAGGGTGATGGGGACGTACGGCTACTGCGCTCCCGAGTACGCGTTGACGGGACAACTGACGAAGATGTCCGATGTGTACAGCTTCGGCGTCGTGTTCTTGGAGATCATCACGGGGAGGAGGGCGATCGACATGTCGAGACACTCCAGCGAGCAGCATCTCGTGCAGTGG GCAGAACCACTGTTGAAGGACAAGACGAAGTTTGCGGAGATGGCGGACCCATTACTGGAAGGGAAGTACCCGACGAAGGGCCTCTACCAAGCTCTTGCGGTGGCGGCGATGTGCCTGCAGGAGGAAGCGAGCAGCCGCCCCTTGATCAGCGACGTGGTGACCGCTCTCGAGTACCTCGCTGCTTCACCCAGCGATCCTCCTCCGAGGAACTCGCCCTCTCGAGATGGGAACGGTTCCGATGGCGGAGAAGAAGGTAAGCGGAGGCTGCCATCGAGTCATGGCGATCAGGAGACTCGTGCTtcgttgaggaacagggaagagaACATGGGGCGCATATAG
- the LOC103979564 gene encoding probable serine/threonine-protein kinase PBL7 isoform X1, producing MGCFCCFKPPKAKEEPSYEKGREGKNTNALVYLAKNLSIGSGTYKRRFVAEEILRIGNGNCHARVFTFAELAAATNGFKAECLLGEGGFGRVYRGHLRDTNQDIAVKQLERSGVQGSREFLVEVLMLSLLHHPNLVNLIGYCADGNQRLLVYEYMPLGSLEDHLLGKQIDDILQHSALGHFVERSRVVLPDLCPGQRPLDWSTRMRIAEGAAKGLEYLHDTAKPPVIYRDFKASNILLDREYKPRLSDFGLAKVGPVGDKSHVSTRVMGTYGYCAPEYALTGQLTKMSDVYSFGVVFLEIITGRRAIDMSRHSSEQHLVQWAEPLLKDKTKFAEMADPLLEGKYPTKGLYQALAVAAMCLQEEASSRPLISDVVTALEYLAASPSDPPPRNSPSRDGNGSDGGEEGKRRLPSSHGDQETRASLRNREENMGRI from the exons ATGGGTTGCTTCTGCTGTTTCAAGCCACCCAAAGCGAAAGAGGAACCTTCCTATGAGaagggaagagaagggaagaacacAAACGCACTCGTCTATCTTGCTAAGAACCTTTCCATTGGATCAG GTACTTACAAGCGCAGATTTGTAGCCGAAGAGATTCTACGGATAGGCAATGGGAACTGCCACGCTCGCGTCTTCACGTTTGCTGAGCTCGCGGCGGCGACCAACGGCTTCAAAGCAGAATGCCTTCTGGGCGAGGGTGGATTCGGCAGAGTTTACAGAGGACATCTCAGAGACACCAACCAA GATATAGCAGTGAAGCAGCTGGAACGGAGCGGTGTTCAGGGAAGCAGGGAGTTCCTCGTGGAAGTGCTGATGCTGAGCCTGCTTCATCACCCAAACCTCGTCAACTTGATCGGCTACTGCGCAGACGGAAACCAGAGGCTCTTAGTCTACGAGTATATGCCGCTGGGATCGTTGGAGGATCATCTTCTCGGTAAGCAAATCGATGATATCCTGCAACATTCGGCTTTGGGGCATTTCGTCGAACGCTCAAGAGTCGTACTGCCAGATCTGTGCCCGGGACAGCGGCCGCTGGACTGGAGCACGAGGATGAGGATAGCCGAAGGTGCCGCCAAAGGGCTGGAGTACCTGCACGACACCGCGAAGCCGCCGGTGATCTACCGAGACTTCAAGGCATCGAACATCCTGCTGGACCGGGAGTACAAACCGAGGCTGTCGGACTTCGGGTTGGCCAAGGTTGGGCCGGTGGGCGACAAGAGTCATGTGTCGACGAGGGTGATGGGGACGTACGGCTACTGCGCTCCCGAGTACGCGTTGACGGGACAACTGACGAAGATGTCCGATGTGTACAGCTTCGGCGTCGTGTTCTTGGAGATCATCACGGGGAGGAGGGCGATCGACATGTCGAGACACTCCAGCGAGCAGCATCTCGTGCAGTGG GCAGAACCACTGTTGAAGGACAAGACGAAGTTTGCGGAGATGGCGGACCCATTACTGGAAGGGAAGTACCCGACGAAGGGCCTCTACCAAGCTCTTGCGGTGGCGGCGATGTGCCTGCAGGAGGAAGCGAGCAGCCGCCCCTTGATCAGCGACGTGGTGACCGCTCTCGAGTACCTCGCTGCTTCACCCAGCGATCCTCCTCCGAGGAACTCGCCCTCTCGAGATGGGAACGGTTCCGATGGCGGAGAAGAAGGTAAGCGGAGGCTGCCATCGAGTCATGGCGATCAGGAGACTCGTGCTtcgttgaggaacagggaagagaACATGGGGCGCATATAG